Proteins encoded in a region of the Cytobacillus pseudoceanisediminis genome:
- a CDS encoding cell wall hydrolase, producing MPRVQYTDSDVALMARMMRAEAEGEGKLGMLMVGNVIVNRRAADCLDFVGLRTIPQVIFQVQGGNYSFEAVQKGNVFYNRARGVEKRLAKQTLDYWRQHPSKFALWYFNPYAPCPPTWYDQPFSGQFKQHCYYEPQANTCESVYR from the coding sequence GTGCCAAGAGTACAATATACCGACAGTGACGTGGCTTTAATGGCAAGGATGATGAGGGCAGAAGCCGAAGGTGAAGGAAAACTGGGGATGCTTATGGTCGGAAATGTTATAGTCAATCGAAGAGCGGCTGATTGCCTCGATTTTGTAGGTCTCCGGACAATACCTCAAGTCATATTTCAAGTGCAGGGAGGAAATTACTCTTTTGAAGCCGTACAGAAAGGAAATGTTTTTTACAACAGGGCCAGAGGTGTAGAGAAACGATTGGCTAAACAAACCTTAGACTATTGGAGGCAGCATCCTTCCAAGTTTGCTCTCTGGTATTTCAATCCATATGCTCCATGTCCGCCAACATGGTACGATCAGCCTTTTTCAGGACAATTCAAACAGCATTGCTATTATGAACCCCAAGCTAATACATGTGAAAGTGTTTATAGGTGA
- the spxA gene encoding transcriptional regulator SpxA, whose protein sequence is MVNLFLSSSCGSCRKARAWLEEHQIDYVERNIVTDPLTVDEIKSILRLTENGTEEIISTKSKAYQELNVNIDSMPLKELYQLIIDNPQMLRRPIILDEKRLQVGFNEDEIRSFLPRKFRTFSYNELQRLAN, encoded by the coding sequence ATGGTGAATTTATTCTTATCATCAAGCTGCGGTTCCTGCCGGAAAGCCCGTGCATGGCTTGAGGAGCATCAAATAGATTATGTTGAACGGAACATTGTAACAGATCCGCTTACAGTGGATGAAATTAAATCGATTCTGCGCCTTACAGAAAATGGGACTGAGGAGATTATTTCAACTAAATCAAAAGCTTACCAGGAGTTAAACGTGAATATTGATTCCATGCCGCTAAAAGAGTTATATCAATTGATTATCGATAATCCTCAAATGCTGCGCAGACCGATTATTCTCGATGAAAAAAGACTCCAGGTCGGCTTTAACGAGGACGAAATTCGCAGCTTCCTTCCACGGAAGTTTCGTACGTTTTCATACAATGAACTGCAAAGATTGGCTAACTAA
- a CDS encoding class I SAM-dependent methyltransferase, translated as MKFTEEYNDPILYDKENDSYQEDVSYLLKWASKTGGPIIDLACGTGRAAIPLASKGHRLIGVDAHSGMLNLAREKSAGLGLQIEWVEQDCRGLSLNVKSPFMFSVGNSFQHFLTNEDQDDFLSSVNKHLERGGIFVFGSRFPSVEELLQPAEEEYWKTYIDPVSQNKVDVYTISTYDSLSQIQHYITIRKFYDSEGMQTNEKRTSINLRYVFPREMDRLLLNNGMEIVHVFSDWQETPVRSDSYEMVYVCRKMREI; from the coding sequence ATGAAATTTACAGAAGAATACAATGATCCGATTTTATATGATAAAGAGAATGACTCCTACCAGGAGGATGTTTCCTATCTGCTGAAATGGGCTTCAAAAACGGGTGGGCCAATTATTGATTTAGCCTGCGGGACAGGGAGAGCGGCCATTCCGCTGGCAAGTAAAGGGCATCGTTTGATTGGAGTAGATGCCCATAGCGGAATGTTAAACCTTGCAAGGGAGAAATCAGCTGGGCTGGGCCTGCAAATTGAATGGGTGGAACAGGATTGCCGAGGTCTCAGTCTGAATGTGAAGAGTCCGTTCATGTTCTCAGTCGGAAATTCTTTTCAGCATTTTTTAACGAATGAAGATCAGGATGATTTCTTATCATCTGTTAATAAACATCTGGAACGCGGCGGCATCTTTGTCTTTGGATCAAGGTTTCCGAGTGTGGAAGAGCTGCTGCAGCCTGCAGAAGAAGAATATTGGAAAACGTATATAGACCCTGTCAGTCAAAACAAAGTGGATGTATATACAATCAGTACGTACGACTCACTAAGTCAGATTCAGCATTATATCACTATAAGAAAATTTTACGATAGTGAAGGAATGCAGACCAATGAAAAAAGAACAAGTATAAACCTGCGGTATGTTTTTCCAAGAGAAATGGACCGGCTTCTATTGAATAACGGAATGGAGATTGTCCATGTATTTAGTGATTGGCAGGAGACACCTGTCAGATCTGATAGCTATGAGATGGTTTATGTTTGCAGAAAGATGAGAGAAATCTAG
- a CDS encoding PadR family transcriptional regulator: MKSLEQLTDSVFYIMAAFTEPRHGYAVMSLVEEITNGEVNIGPASLYTIIKKLIKQEYVELFEDANSRRKVYVLTERGREILQADIERRKTMVQFAEDGLNKGRVQ, from the coding sequence ATGAAATCTTTAGAACAATTAACAGATTCCGTCTTTTATATAATGGCGGCCTTTACAGAGCCCCGGCATGGCTATGCAGTGATGAGCCTGGTTGAAGAAATAACAAACGGCGAGGTGAATATTGGGCCGGCGTCCCTATATACCATTATCAAAAAGCTGATCAAACAGGAGTATGTTGAGCTATTCGAGGATGCAAACTCGAGGAGGAAGGTTTATGTACTGACAGAAAGAGGCCGTGAAATTCTTCAAGCTGATATTGAAAGGAGAAAAACGATGGTGCAATTTGCGGAAGATGGATTGAATAAAGGGAGAGTACAATGA
- a CDS encoding cupin domain-containing protein: MVKYLDYSSPSLNYFFDVNKSNLMKKDNRNLINVLGIQQLNTLEDVSLLDIYLSKNNVIEPHYHQNAAELVYCISGTATVSLLNPFTKQIQNYYITPGQVANVPQGWWHYEIANTDSTHLLAIFNAPTPEVILGSDILKLTPSNIMAHTYCMDEKQWQKTVSPVQPSTFIGPTKDCSRNVHRPEPNQQYQYTQQYFPQHMYYY; encoded by the coding sequence ATGGTTAAATATTTGGATTACAGCTCTCCGTCTTTAAATTACTTTTTTGATGTGAACAAAAGCAATCTAATGAAAAAAGATAACAGAAATTTAATAAATGTATTGGGCATTCAGCAATTAAACACGCTGGAAGATGTCTCACTTCTGGACATCTATCTAAGCAAAAATAATGTGATAGAACCTCATTATCACCAAAACGCTGCAGAATTGGTTTATTGTATTTCAGGTACAGCGACTGTTTCATTACTTAATCCATTTACAAAACAAATCCAGAACTATTACATTACACCTGGGCAAGTAGCCAATGTCCCTCAGGGCTGGTGGCATTATGAGATAGCCAATACCGACAGCACTCATCTGCTGGCCATCTTTAATGCTCCTACTCCGGAAGTCATCCTGGGATCAGACATTCTCAAATTAACGCCTTCAAATATAATGGCGCACACTTATTGTATGGATGAAAAGCAATGGCAGAAGACCGTATCACCTGTCCAACCTTCAACCTTTATCGGCCCGACAAAAGACTGCAGCAGAAATGTTCATAGGCCGGAACCAAACCAGCAATATCAATACACCCAACAATATTTCCCTCAACATATGTATTATTATTGA
- a CDS encoding DUF2268 domain-containing putative Zn-dependent protease (predicted Zn-dependent protease with a strongly conserved HExxH motif), with protein sequence MKRVLRFSKIMLMLTILFTLAACSEEEKSSKEKQVEEKIAYSFEHPETKQKYKVVHAYKLYTSLIDQLEKNQEDAGEVYQNKIIKKVYNTCFEGGEYLHMVDNLLKWSPENSDSIKKVLNEIDEEKTNVAIKDALLKSSDFLPSEEETAVCVFPSHPGNENTMVAAGAGKIIVFYNEFYTEDMIRAGIAHEYHHSIWTEQHLEKYISFSVLDNLIFEGKAVMFEKLIYPNITFSQVDPSFNKTFWAKVEGDLDTYDLNRSLEILMGGQALPRHYGYSEGYKMVDSYLKLHPDTTPEEWTALSAEEIFQEGQYLKNYQ encoded by the coding sequence ATGAAGAGAGTTTTGCGGTTTTCAAAAATTATGCTGATGCTGACGATACTGTTCACATTGGCTGCCTGTTCTGAAGAGGAAAAGTCGAGCAAAGAAAAACAAGTTGAAGAAAAGATTGCTTATTCATTTGAACATCCGGAGACAAAACAAAAATACAAAGTCGTACACGCTTATAAGCTATATACTTCTCTGATTGATCAGCTCGAAAAAAACCAAGAAGATGCCGGTGAAGTTTATCAGAATAAAATAATAAAAAAAGTCTACAACACATGCTTTGAGGGCGGGGAATACCTCCACATGGTAGATAACCTGCTGAAATGGTCCCCTGAAAACTCTGATTCAATTAAGAAAGTTCTGAACGAAATCGATGAAGAAAAAACAAATGTTGCCATTAAGGATGCACTTCTAAAATCCTCAGATTTTTTACCTTCGGAGGAAGAAACAGCAGTTTGCGTTTTTCCTTCACATCCCGGAAATGAGAATACAATGGTTGCAGCAGGAGCTGGAAAGATTATTGTTTTTTACAATGAATTTTACACAGAAGATATGATTAGGGCCGGCATAGCTCATGAATATCATCACAGTATTTGGACTGAACAACACTTAGAAAAGTATATATCTTTTTCTGTGCTGGATAACCTCATTTTTGAAGGTAAAGCTGTGATGTTTGAAAAGCTCATTTATCCAAATATCACCTTTTCTCAAGTGGACCCAAGTTTTAATAAAACCTTCTGGGCAAAAGTTGAAGGAGATTTAGATACATATGATCTAAATCGTTCTCTGGAGATTTTAATGGGCGGTCAGGCCCTTCCACGTCATTATGGCTACAGTGAAGGCTACAAAATGGTAGATTCTTATCTCAAACTGCATCCGGATACTACTCCGGAAGAGTGGACAGCCTTGAGTGCGGAAGAGATTTTTCAAGAGGGGCAGTATTTAAAAAATTATCAGTAG
- a CDS encoding DUF3021 domain-containing protein — protein MRTFLYRSMIGIFFGGFISTAATIALIYFGGQPTLDGQTFIINALGFIISGWLFTVTPLYFEIRSLRLPMQTALHYLTVTIVYFTLGLWIGWIPIGVKNFFIYLGISLLVYAIAWIGFYLYFKNESKKMNEDLECIE, from the coding sequence GTGAGGACATTTTTGTACAGAAGCATGATCGGCATATTCTTTGGGGGATTCATTTCTACAGCGGCAACTATAGCCTTAATTTATTTCGGCGGTCAACCCACGTTAGATGGGCAAACATTTATCATAAATGCATTGGGCTTTATTATCAGCGGCTGGCTGTTTACGGTTACTCCGCTTTATTTTGAAATCCGCTCACTTCGCCTGCCCATGCAGACTGCCCTGCACTATCTTACCGTCACGATTGTTTATTTCACATTAGGTCTTTGGATTGGCTGGATTCCGATCGGAGTAAAGAACTTTTTCATCTACCTTGGAATCTCACTATTGGTTTACGCGATTGCCTGGATCGGCTTTTATCTTTACTTTAAAAACGAATCGAAGAAGATGAATGAGGATCTGGAATGTATCGAATAG
- a CDS encoding RrF2 family transcriptional regulator: protein MNSDFTLAIHSLTYLALQLDRMSTSDAISESAGVHPVRIRKVLSLLKKHGFIKSKEGTGGGFIFARDLSEVNLWDIYKITSEGALQPKCPDSNEACVVGANMQRVLINIFLGAEEHLGEYLKHYTLKNIVDLIYKEN, encoded by the coding sequence ATGAATAGCGATTTTACTCTTGCCATTCACAGTCTAACTTATCTCGCCCTGCAGCTGGATCGCATGTCAACGAGCGATGCGATTTCTGAAAGTGCAGGTGTCCATCCGGTCCGCATCCGAAAAGTCCTGAGTTTATTAAAAAAACATGGATTTATTAAATCAAAAGAGGGAACGGGCGGCGGATTTATTTTTGCCCGGGATTTAAGCGAAGTGAATCTTTGGGATATTTATAAGATTACTTCTGAAGGCGCACTGCAGCCGAAGTGTCCGGATTCAAATGAAGCCTGTGTAGTGGGGGCTAATATGCAAAGAGTTCTGATCAACATCTTTTTAGGTGCAGAGGAACATTTAGGTGAATATTTAAAGCACTATACATTAAAGAATATTGTTGATTTGATCTATAAAGAAAATTAA
- a CDS encoding PLP-dependent aminotransferase family protein, whose translation MDWKPDRKSKTPIYKQLAMYIENGIADGTFPPDKPLPSERGLAKQFDINRSTVVAAYDELESNGIVERNRGSGTMVSKDIWGMAKRRIPSWNRYIEAGSFLPNLPVTQRIHKELAETKLINLASGELSQDLFPLASLREITSNRSFIGTLGYDHPQGNEILRKTLTDHVKKFRDIETSPSSILITSGAQQALHLVVQCLLKPGDSVAIEDPSYHYSLPIFKSAGVKTYYLKTGKDGINPDDIIALYKKHRIKMIFLNPIFQNPTGTLLPEDRRRKILELSSEYGIPLVEDDPYSLTPFTCGKMKTLKSLDRNGIVLYISSLTKIVASGLRIGWIIGPRSVIERLSDAKQQVDFGHGSFSQWIANDFIESAGFESHLKFLTRHLEQRRNSIVSSLNHFLKDQVEFSTPQGGIHLWCRIKKEHNENQLLEESIKRGVIYVPGTTMGAEKGFVRFTFGRENEERIHEGIKRFAEALKTLE comes from the coding sequence TTGGATTGGAAACCTGATAGAAAATCAAAAACACCTATTTATAAGCAGCTGGCGATGTATATAGAAAACGGAATAGCAGATGGCACATTCCCTCCCGACAAACCGCTGCCTTCAGAAAGAGGGTTAGCAAAACAGTTTGATATCAATAGAAGCACGGTTGTTGCTGCATATGATGAACTGGAGTCAAACGGGATTGTTGAACGAAATCGGGGAAGCGGTACGATGGTCAGCAAAGATATTTGGGGAATGGCCAAAAGGCGCATTCCAAGCTGGAACCGGTATATAGAAGCAGGCTCCTTTTTGCCCAATTTGCCAGTCACACAAAGGATTCATAAAGAACTGGCAGAGACAAAACTGATCAACCTGGCCAGCGGGGAACTCTCTCAGGACCTCTTTCCTTTGGCTTCGCTAAGAGAGATTACTTCCAATCGCTCTTTTATCGGGACACTGGGGTACGATCACCCTCAGGGAAATGAAATCCTGAGAAAAACACTGACTGACCATGTAAAAAAGTTCCGGGACATCGAGACCAGCCCTTCTTCCATACTTATTACTTCCGGTGCCCAACAGGCCCTGCACCTTGTCGTCCAATGCCTCTTAAAGCCCGGGGACTCTGTTGCCATCGAGGATCCCTCTTACCACTACAGCCTGCCAATCTTTAAATCAGCCGGAGTCAAAACTTATTATTTAAAAACAGGCAAGGATGGAATAAATCCTGATGATATTATAGCTTTATATAAAAAGCATCGAATTAAGATGATCTTTTTAAATCCCATTTTTCAGAACCCAACAGGCACATTGCTTCCTGAAGACAGGCGCAGAAAAATCCTTGAATTGTCCTCTGAATACGGAATTCCGCTGGTGGAAGATGATCCTTACAGCCTGACACCCTTTACCTGCGGAAAAATGAAGACACTCAAATCCCTCGACCGTAACGGCATTGTTTTATATATAAGCTCCCTGACCAAAATTGTCGCTTCCGGCCTCAGAATCGGCTGGATCATCGGTCCGAGATCAGTAATTGAGCGGTTATCAGATGCTAAGCAGCAGGTGGATTTCGGTCATGGAAGCTTTTCGCAATGGATTGCGAATGATTTTATTGAGTCCGCAGGCTTTGAGTCACATTTAAAATTTCTAACCAGACATTTGGAACAGCGGAGAAACTCCATTGTTTCAAGCCTGAATCATTTCCTGAAAGACCAAGTGGAATTCAGCACTCCGCAAGGCGGAATCCATCTTTGGTGCAGAATCAAAAAAGAGCATAATGAAAATCAGCTGCTTGAAGAATCAATTAAACGGGGTGTCATCTACGTTCCCGGAACCACCATGGGCGCTGAGAAGGGATTCGTGCGTTTTACGTTTGGCAGGGAAAATGAAGAAAGAATCCATGAAGGTATTAAGCGGTTTGCTGAGGCTCTGAAAACTCTAGAATAA
- a CDS encoding VanZ family protein, whose translation MKKIIRLIMGISFLSYLGALTVLLFFISRGFWSDMPLMEYMKLSSNFVPFKTINGYVLAISNGSMNLIIPIKNLAGNVAAFLPMGIFLPYFIRTLNRIKSFAVTMTVMILSVEIIQLVTRRGSLDIDDFILNIIGALIGFGLWKAMTARKTRKNAVNI comes from the coding sequence ATGAAAAAGATCATAAGATTGATCATGGGAATTAGCTTTCTTTCTTACCTAGGTGCCTTAACAGTATTACTCTTCTTTATATCGAGAGGATTTTGGTCAGACATGCCGTTAATGGAATATATGAAGCTTTCCTCAAACTTTGTGCCTTTTAAAACAATTAATGGGTATGTACTAGCTATTTCAAATGGAAGTATGAATTTAATCATTCCTATAAAAAACCTTGCCGGCAATGTGGCTGCATTTTTGCCAATGGGAATTTTTCTGCCCTATTTTATAAGAACGCTAAACAGAATTAAATCATTTGCAGTTACCATGACTGTTATGATTCTTAGTGTGGAAATTATACAGCTGGTCACAAGAAGAGGAAGTTTAGATATAGATGACTTTATTCTAAATATCATTGGAGCGTTAATAGGGTTTGGATTATGGAAAGCGATGACAGCCCGGAAAACAAGGAAAAATGCAGTGAACATATAA
- a CDS encoding serine hydrolase domain-containing protein: MAVLPSSSLKIILVLFLLTSFSHDLLENSASAEEDIEAKIEKAIKDYLEEYQVPGASVAIVHNNELFFSRSWGVTGESEEEVTEQTPFTIGSISKSLTGMAIMKLADNGTIRLEASIQEYLPWFTLKNGKCQKLN, from the coding sequence ATGGCAGTATTGCCGTCCAGTTCTTTAAAGATAATATTGGTTCTTTTCTTGCTCACTTCATTTAGTCATGATTTGCTTGAAAATTCTGCTTCAGCTGAGGAAGACATCGAAGCAAAAATAGAGAAGGCAATTAAGGATTACCTGGAAGAATATCAAGTTCCAGGAGCTTCAGTTGCCATCGTTCATAATAATGAGCTGTTTTTTTCAAGGTCATGGGGCGTTACTGGAGAATCAGAGGAGGAGGTTACAGAACAAACTCCTTTCACGATTGGCTCCATAAGCAAATCATTAACGGGAATGGCCATAATGAAATTAGCTGATAATGGAACCATCCGCCTGGAAGCCAGCATTCAGGAATATCTTCCCTGGTTTACACTGAAAAATGGAAAATGTCAGAAGTTGAACTGA
- a CDS encoding serine hydrolase domain-containing protein, which translates to MSEVELTAEPGEKHQYSNANFLILGAMIEELTGMPYAEYRDQQIFEPLGMKNAAANKEGAYKKGYLSGYQAWFGFPVKSSVAYDNAGAPYGYIAASSADMVQFVKLLSGKGPDHFISDKTLDLFMTPQVQTGENRYYGLGIRISGPDTSREMIWHSGSTPDSHAEVFYIPETGWGGVILTNKNHILEEDGLYYLKNHIISLLNGDETEQVPNHSLVIQSILLGCVLLLIILSIYLWKRFRTRKFLKKGMELFLGLIFIGLSAGLIPVFTASTSSPWHSISVFAPDIALLTILGVILLAINGLLLFRLIFNKAR; encoded by the coding sequence ATGTCAGAAGTTGAACTGACTGCTGAACCTGGTGAGAAACATCAATACAGCAATGCCAATTTCTTAATTCTGGGTGCGATGATTGAAGAACTAACAGGAATGCCCTATGCAGAGTATAGGGATCAGCAGATTTTTGAGCCTTTAGGAATGAAAAATGCTGCAGCCAATAAAGAGGGAGCTTATAAGAAAGGATACCTTAGCGGTTATCAAGCCTGGTTTGGATTTCCGGTGAAAAGTTCTGTAGCCTACGATAATGCCGGGGCACCATACGGATACATTGCGGCCAGTTCTGCAGATATGGTCCAATTTGTAAAATTATTGAGCGGGAAAGGGCCAGATCATTTTATCAGTGACAAAACATTGGATTTATTTATGACTCCTCAGGTTCAAACAGGTGAGAACCGATATTATGGTTTAGGAATACGCATATCAGGCCCGGATACTTCCAGAGAAATGATCTGGCATTCTGGTTCTACACCTGATTCGCATGCAGAAGTCTTTTATATCCCGGAAACTGGCTGGGGCGGCGTTATTCTGACAAATAAGAATCATATTTTAGAGGAAGATGGGCTTTATTATCTTAAGAATCATATTATTAGCCTTTTAAATGGCGATGAGACAGAACAAGTACCTAATCATAGTTTGGTGATACAATCCATTCTGCTGGGATGCGTCCTGCTGCTAATAATACTTTCAATCTATTTATGGAAAAGATTCAGAACCCGGAAGTTTCTAAAAAAGGGAATGGAACTTTTCTTAGGGCTGATTTTTATTGGCCTGTCAGCTGGACTAATCCCTGTTTTCACAGCTAGTACATCTTCACCTTGGCATTCCATCTCTGTCTTTGCACCTGATATTGCCCTTTTAACGATTTTGGGTGTAATTCTACTAGCAATAAATGGGCTGCTGCTATTTAGATTAATTTTTAATAAAGCAAGGTAA
- a CDS encoding LytTR family DNA-binding domain-containing protein, whose translation MKILLNIDPRNEETSVTIHCKEITPDIQEILEYLRKNETGLIVGKDGENQHLIKPDEVQFFRSEGDTVTAATPEGIFKVKQKLYELEQSLPPHRFIRISKSVIANLYAMSHFEPSFNGTLCVHFKSGEKEYASRHYVGRIKEILRMNRRETK comes from the coding sequence ATGAAAATCCTGCTTAACATCGACCCGCGCAACGAGGAAACCTCCGTGACAATTCATTGCAAAGAAATCACCCCGGATATCCAGGAAATCCTAGAGTACCTTAGGAAGAATGAAACCGGCCTGATTGTCGGAAAGGATGGAGAGAACCAGCACTTAATAAAGCCTGATGAAGTTCAATTTTTCCGTTCAGAAGGCGACACAGTGACAGCCGCCACCCCTGAAGGAATTTTTAAAGTAAAGCAAAAACTTTATGAACTTGAACAATCCCTCCCTCCCCACCGGTTTATCAGGATATCCAAATCAGTCATAGCGAACCTTTACGCCATGAGCCATTTTGAGCCATCCTTTAACGGGACACTCTGTGTGCACTTTAAATCGGGGGAGAAGGAGTATGCTTCACGCCATTATGTCGGACGGATAAAGGAAATTTTGAGAATGAACAGGAGGGAGACGAAGTGA
- a CDS encoding IDEAL domain-containing protein, with protein sequence MMSNNKAILKAGDWIKGKSREGELIVGYIEALEEGFIKTKVISSDNKTIEGKIIPLLSKQVKKMPAAKVANKEQIHFLIDLALSTGDEEWFFELTSKLNSMRELVKDIK encoded by the coding sequence ATGATGTCCAACAATAAGGCCATTTTAAAAGCGGGAGATTGGATTAAGGGGAAATCCCGTGAAGGGGAACTAATCGTTGGCTATATCGAAGCTCTTGAAGAAGGATTTATTAAGACAAAAGTTATTTCAAGTGATAATAAAACTATTGAAGGCAAAATCATTCCCCTGCTTAGCAAACAGGTTAAGAAAATGCCGGCGGCAAAGGTAGCCAATAAAGAACAGATCCATTTCCTGATCGACCTTGCCCTTTCCACTGGAGATGAAGAATGGTTTTTTGAATTGACCTCGAAGCTGAATTCGATGAGAGAGCTTGTGAAGGATATTAAATAA
- a CDS encoding GNAT family N-acetyltransferase: MEIYQASMEDLEGVSALFNLYRVFYKQAPDLEAAADYVKERLEKKDSVIYVVKKEGKYLGFTQLYPTFSSISMKRAWILNDLYVDAEARKEGIGEKLIDKAKELAAETGAVSISLSTAPDNFSAQRLYEKIGFKRDEQFYHYELSI; this comes from the coding sequence ATGGAAATCTATCAAGCTTCAATGGAGGATCTGGAAGGAGTTTCTGCATTATTTAATTTATATCGCGTATTTTACAAACAAGCACCCGATTTGGAAGCAGCAGCCGATTACGTAAAAGAACGATTAGAGAAGAAGGATTCTGTCATATATGTGGTGAAGAAGGAAGGAAAGTATCTTGGATTTACTCAGCTTTATCCAACTTTTTCATCTATATCTATGAAAAGAGCCTGGATCCTGAATGATTTGTATGTGGATGCAGAGGCAAGGAAAGAGGGAATAGGGGAAAAGCTCATAGACAAAGCGAAAGAGCTCGCTGCTGAAACAGGTGCGGTAAGTATCAGCCTCAGTACGGCTCCTGATAATTTTTCTGCACAAAGACTCTATGAAAAAATCGGGTTTAAGCGGGATGAGCAATTTTACCATTATGAATTGAGTATTTAA
- a CDS encoding DUF2812 domain-containing protein codes for MKKTYKISNGLAFFEQKDLQMLREKAAEGWMVESFKGGLYTFTKSSPEDVIFSIDYHEMTPEDEEEYCDLFAAAGWTHVYSHTGIHLFKAVPGTPPIYSDAASKTDQVKRTAKPVYIVTIAALLFTIIALAFMKLAEGFLNQAGKIGFFISIVLFIPMLMTSMALFIQLLKVNKSSKN; via the coding sequence ATGAAGAAAACATATAAAATCTCGAATGGACTCGCTTTTTTTGAACAAAAGGATTTACAGATGCTGCGGGAAAAAGCTGCAGAGGGGTGGATGGTCGAATCCTTTAAAGGCGGCCTGTATACATTTACAAAGTCCAGCCCAGAAGATGTAATATTCAGTATCGACTATCATGAAATGACACCAGAAGACGAAGAAGAATACTGCGATTTATTTGCAGCTGCCGGCTGGACACATGTTTACTCACATACAGGAATTCACCTGTTTAAAGCGGTTCCCGGCACACCGCCTATTTATAGTGATGCTGCGTCCAAAACAGATCAGGTAAAACGAACGGCTAAGCCAGTATACATAGTAACCATTGCTGCCCTCCTGTTCACAATTATTGCTCTAGCATTCATGAAATTAGCAGAGGGATTCCTTAATCAGGCAGGCAAAATAGGATTCTTCATCTCTATTGTTTTATTTATCCCGATGCTTATGACATCCATGGCGCTTTTCATACAGCTGTTAAAAGTAAATAAATCCAGCAAAAATTAA
- a CDS encoding YiaA/YiaB family inner membrane protein, which produces MQKYRRRNTPAFTFLAYFTLIAGVGLFLIGLYNADMELNEKGYYIAVMLLVAVGSILTQKVTRDNAEDAEIMAEQERRSAKIEQ; this is translated from the coding sequence ATGCAAAAGTATAGAAGGAGAAACACGCCAGCTTTTACATTTTTAGCATACTTTACACTGATCGCCGGCGTTGGCCTGTTTCTGATTGGGCTTTACAATGCTGATATGGAGCTTAATGAAAAAGGGTATTATATTGCGGTCATGCTCCTGGTGGCAGTTGGATCCATTCTGACTCAGAAAGTAACACGGGACAATGCCGAAGATGCGGAAATCATGGCAGAGCAGGAGCGCAGATCAGCTAAAATTGAACAATAA